The genomic stretch CTGCTAGGAGCCGCTCTCCTTCTCCAGGAGATGGGCTTCTCGGCGTCCGCTGGGCCTGAGCGCCCCTCGCCCTCTCGGTGCTCTGGGGTAGGATCCGCGCTCCTGCGCCCGGGACCTGTCCCACCTCCCGCAGTCCCAGGGCCGGTGGTGGCCCTGCCAGCCAGCTCGGTGGTCGCTGCAGCTGAACGCCACgttctccttctccctgccctgggccTCAGCGCCCTGCTCCGGGGTCCATCTCTCCACATCACGGTGCTCCTCTTTCAAGTCCGCTGTCTCCGTTTCTGGTGAGGGGTCTTCAGGGCACAGCTCCTTTCTTTCAGCcaaggcagcagccctgcttctGCTGTGATGCTTCGGAAACTCCTGGCTGTGCCTCCCACCAGGTCTCCTCTCTGGTCTCCGACCGAAGCCCCGGGGTGCTCTGGAGCCGTGGAGCAGGTGACAGGTTTCCTCGGCCACCTCCTGCGAGCCGCTGCACGTTTGCCTGCCCGGCCCTTTGGGGCCCGGCCTCTCCCCTCGGTgcctttccctcctgccctgcggCTCCCTGGGTACCGCAGGCCTCTCGGGCTGCGCAGGCGCTGCCCTGGCTGCCTCAGGGGCCGAGGCTTGGCAGGGTGCCTGGGGCGCGTCCACGGCGCTCGCGCTCACCAGCGGCTCGGGGGCAGCGGCTGCCTGGCCTGGAtcggcagcagctggaggctgaAAGAAAGAAGCCGAGAGCTCAGCAAGGGAGAGGACAGTCCCGAAGCAGGTGCTTGGCCCTGCAGCCCTGAGGCCTCCTTGCCAGCACGGAGCTCAGCAGATCCCTGCCCTCGGTGCCCTACCGCCTGGAGGCTGATGAAGTAACGGTTCCTCTCCGCCTCGGGGTCAATGATGCCCCCTTTCTCTTGCTGTCTCTTGAAAATTAAGCGTAGTTCTTCTTGGTGCTGCAGCGTCTTGGCGTCGGGCCTGTATGGCTCCTGCGTGGCAGAGAACAGAAGGGTAAAGGGTTCTCGCAACACCTAGCACGGGCAGTCAGCTGGCAGCACTACGAGCAATTCCCCAAACCCTCCTCTGATCACGCAGCACCCCGTCTGCTTGCAGCGTTTGATTCGCCAGGCTTCCAGACCCCCGCACAGTCCCCGGATGGAAGGGGAACATGctactgcagagctgctgttccCTGCAGCCACTGCCCTGGGACCTTCTGCTTGAGCGGGAGATGCAGAGCAG from Oxyura jamaicensis isolate SHBP4307 breed ruddy duck chromosome 7, BPBGC_Ojam_1.0, whole genome shotgun sequence encodes the following:
- the RNF25 gene encoding E3 ubiquitin-protein ligase RNF25 yields the protein MAAAGEEAEAADWALPAEVEVLESIYLEELRVRRGRGRSEPWEVSITLHPATAQDQDSQFVCCTLLLAVPPQYPHAAPDIAVRNPRGLSDEQIQKILQTLRNVAEARLGTEVLYELIEKGKEILTDNNIPHGQCVICLYGFQEREAFTKTQCYHYFHSHCLARYAQHMEEEILMQQEEREQHLAPSAKQDVGVQCPVCRETLVYDLCALKAAPPPQHPLEPYRPDAKTLQHQEELRLIFKRQQEKGGIIDPEAERNRYFISLQAPPAAADPGQAAAAPEPLVSASAVDAPQAPCQASAPEAARAAPAQPERPAVPREPQGRRERHRGERPGPKGPGRQTCSGSQEVAEETCHLLHGSRAPRGFGRRPERRPGGRHSQEFPKHHSRSRAAALAERKELCPEDPSPETETADLKEEHRDVERWTPEQGAEAQGREKENVAFSCSDHRAGWQGHHRPWDCGRWDRSRAQERGSYPRAPRGRGALRPSGRREAHLLEKESGS